One Pyrus communis chromosome 13, drPyrComm1.1, whole genome shotgun sequence genomic window carries:
- the LOC137713243 gene encoding granule-bound starch synthase 1, chloroplastic/amyloplastic-like, whose product MATVASSHFVSKTSHVNGGSGLDTRTNLGQMGMWNQPMTHNGLRSLSNLDMLRMKIRSNAVARQAMRKSEKTESDRCVGKIVCGNGMNLVFVGAEVGPWSKTGGLGDVLGGLPPAMAANGHRVMTVSPRYDQYKDAWDTGVPVEIEVGGRVETVRFFHCYKRGVDRVFVDHPSFLERVWGKTGSKIYGPSAGEDYKDNQFRFSLLCQAALEAPRVLNLNSNKYFSGPYGDEVVFIANDWHTALLPCYLKAIYKPKGIYENAKVVFCIHNIAYQGRFPISDFSVLNLPENLKGSFDFIDGYNKPVKGRKINWMKAGILESDRVVTVSPFYAQELVSGEDKGVELDNIIRKTSITGIVNGMDVQEWNPATDKYLDTKYDSTTVLDAKPLVKEALQAEVGLPVDRNIPVIGFIGRLEEQKGSDILVEAISKFVGEEDVQIIVLGTGKKYMEMQIEQLEIKYPGKAVGVAKFNVSLAHMIIGGSDFMLVPSRFEPCGLIQLHAMRYGTVPIVASTGGLVDTVKEGFTGFQMGAFNVECDEVDPADVTAIATTVKRAVATYGTPALNEMIQNCMAQDLSWKGPSKQWEKLLLSLEVGGNEQGLEGEEIAPLAKENIATP is encoded by the exons ATGGCAACTGTGGCATCCTCGCACTTTGTGTCAAAGACTTCCCATGTCAATGGAGGTTCGGGGTTAGATACCAGAACAAACTTGGGGCAGATGGGTATGTGGAACCAACCCATGACTCACAACGGGCTAAGATCTTTGAGCAATTTGGATATGCTTAGGATGAAGATCCGTTCCAATGCGGTTGCTAGGCAAGCCATGAGGAAATCTGAGAAGACCGAGAGTGATCGGTGTGTGGGGAAGATTGTATGTGGGAATGGCATGAACTTGGTGTTCGTGGGGGCAGAAGTTGGTCCATGGAGCAAAACTGGTGGTCTTGGTGATGTTCTTGGAGGACTCCCACCGGCAATGGCG GCTAACGGGCACCGTGTTATGACGGTGTCTCCACGCTACGATCAGTACAAAGATGCATGGGACACTGGTGTACCAGTTGAG ATAGAAGTTGGTGGTAGGGTTGAAACTGTTCGCTTCTTCCACTGCTACAAACGCGGAGTTGATCGTGTCTTTGTGGATCACCCATCGTTCCTTGAGAGA GTATGGGGCAAAACTGGATCCAAAATCTATGGCCCGAGTGCAGGAGAGGATTACAAGGACAACCAGTTTCGCTTCAGCTTGTTGTGCCAG GCTGCTTTGGAGGCACCAAGGGTTCTTAACTTGAACAGCAACAAATACTTCTCCGGACCATATG GTGATGAAGTTGTATTCATTGCTAATGACTGGCACACTGCCCTTCTTCCCTGCTACTTAAAAGCGATCTACAAACCGAAGGGGATTTATGAAAATGCGAAG GTTGTATTTTGCATCCACAACATAGCTTACCAGGGCAGATTTCCCATTTCGGATTTCTCAGTTCTTAATTTGCCCGAAAACCTTAAGGGTTCTTTCGACTTCATTGACGG GTATAACAAGCCtgtgaaaggaagaaaaatcaaTTGGATGAAGGCCGGAATACTAGAGTCGGACAGAGTTGTAACTGTAAGCCCATTCTATGCACAAGAACTTGTTTCTGGAGAAGACAAAGGTGTGGAATTGGATAACATTATTCGCAAGACCAGCATCACTGGTATCGTGAATGGAATGGACGTACAAGAGTGGAATCCGGCCACAGACAAATACTTAGATACCAAATATGATAGCACAACT GTACTGGATGCAAAGCCTCTGGTGAAGGAGGCTCTTCAAGCAGAAGTTGGGTTGCCAGTTGACAGGAACATCCCTGTGATCGGATTCATTGGTAGGCTAGAGGAGCAGAAAGGGTCGGATATTCTAGTAGAAGCTATCTCAAAATTTGTCGGGGAGGAGGACGTGCAGATAATAGTCCTT GGGACCGGCAAAAAGTACATGGAGATGCAGATAGAACAACTAGAGATCAAATATCCGGGCAAGGCTGTAGGAGTTGCAAAATTCAATGTCTCGCTAGCCCATATGATCATTGGCGGCTCTGATTTTATGTTGGTCCCAAGTAGATTCGAACCCTGCGGTCTCATTCAGTTGCATGCTATGAGATATGGAACG GTGCCTATTGTTGCCTCAACTGGTGGACTTGTCGACACTGTCAAAGAAGGTTTTACTGGATTTCAAATGGGAGCTTTCAACGTCGAA tgtgacgAAGTTGATCCAGCAGATGTAACTGCAATTGCTACTACTGTCAAAAGAGCTGTTGCAACTTACGGTACTCCTGCGTTGAATGAGATGATCCAGAACTGCATGGCCCAAGATCTTTCGTGGAAG GGACCTTCGAAACAATGGGAAAAGCTGCTGTTGAGCCTGGAAGTTGGTGGCAACGAACAAGGCCTTGAAGGAGAAGAGATTGCTCCTCTTGCCAAGGAAAATATTGCCACTCCCTAG